A section of the Virgibacillus sp. NKC19-3 genome encodes:
- a CDS encoding DUF4269 domain-containing protein — protein MQMGNKKQQKAYAVIRELNICDDLSSCNPVLCGTLPIGIDILGSDLDIVMEVQDLDYFEERLQILYHSKGNFKLKRTTIRGNPVVKANFFFRNFEFELFGQSQPVLKQNAYLHMLIEHKLLEKRPNLKEKVINLKKQGYKTEPAFCTLLGIPGDPYEGLIQYGIKEGIITEVV, from the coding sequence ATGCAAATGGGTAATAAAAAGCAACAAAAAGCGTATGCAGTTATCAGGGAACTGAATATTTGTGATGACTTAAGTTCATGCAATCCGGTTCTATGCGGAACTTTGCCCATCGGTATAGATATATTAGGATCAGACCTAGACATCGTAATGGAAGTACAGGATTTAGATTATTTTGAGGAACGGCTACAAATACTATATCATAGCAAAGGCAATTTTAAGTTAAAAAGGACAACTATAAGAGGTAATCCGGTCGTTAAAGCAAATTTTTTCTTCAGAAATTTTGAGTTTGAATTGTTTGGTCAATCTCAACCTGTACTTAAACAAAATGCATATTTACATATGTTAATTGAACATAAGTTATTAGAAAAGCGCCCCAACCTTAAAGAAAAAGTGATAAATCTTAAAAAGCAAGGATACAAGACTGAACCAGCATTTTGTACACTTTTAGGCATTCCTGGTGATCCTTACGAGGGTCTTATTCAATATGGGATTAAAGAAGGAATCATAACAGAAGTAGTATAA
- a CDS encoding helix-turn-helix transcriptional regulator produces the protein MKNKVMNYRKRNGYSQDKLALILGVSRQTIISIEKGKYNPSLPLALQMAREFHTAVEDIFFLEDNE, from the coding sequence GTGAAAAATAAAGTTATGAATTATAGAAAACGAAATGGCTATTCACAAGATAAACTGGCTTTAATTCTCGGAGTATCAAGACAAACGATTATTTCGATTGAAAAAGGAAAATATAATCCCTCACTTCCATTAGCATTACAAATGGCAAGGGAATTTCATACTGCTGTTGAGGACATTTTTTTCTTGGAGGATAATGAATGA